In Lycium ferocissimum isolate CSIRO_LF1 unplaced genomic scaffold, AGI_CSIRO_Lferr_CH_V1 ctg7879, whole genome shotgun sequence, the sequence catgcatatctacgagcctctactagagaactagacatatggacgggataagacctcgccatgcccaaaatatgaatatacatatatgtacaaagGAATAATCGGTGgcaacttggggaaaatggggTGCTCTCAAATCGGCTACTAGCTCCTACGGTACGGATCACCTCACTGccacgtgggcatgaacacggcgtccaaaaagaaaaggacgttcgtacgaacattgtgcgagtatgtaaggcgggaatgaaataaacatattAAGGAGATCATAAGTCGGGGAGATGAGGGATACAACTTTTGTGTACTCTTTTGGGTATAGatacatctcatatacatacattatacATAAACATTTCATGTGCATTATCATAGCGtgtgccttatcatatcacatatacatcatcatatcatacatgcatcatcatgtcaatcatacatcatcatgtcgtaacccgcgtccgggtaaccatcatatgcagcccactagtggtgtcatgcccggccctctaggctcggtgtaaacatagcagcccgacttagcggtgacatgcccggccatttaggcacggtggaatctcatcatcatacataccatacatttgtcatcatacatatcatagactcattactatcatttatttcatagacatatcatggctctatcatcatttaatatcattatacatataacaccaaaacataccttagaacttgaaagcaactatagctgtgtcggggtgacgtaaggtcgtggacccccgattactttatggaGTAACCATagtcgtcatatctcaccttggagggactacatCTTAAGGTGAGTATTCGTGAAGAAGACATCAAGGAATggtaatcaacatcattagtttcatgggtacatcatatcgtaatctaTAGCATCTTTAGGcttaaacttatcattatcactaacgtattcatagcgtatttcttatctcgtctgactattcatgaacataggcgcTTAGTCTCTTGGAacataggaaattcatgaaggaggaggaaatcatgcataggattcatgccttaggaagaaaggttgagccttacatacctttgtcgtttagctactctattgcttgctcattctcctttaatgctcacgtctttatcttcaagagagttcgtatcgtcgttagctaggcaattacaataacgtgcttcttaaggctaaggaaaattgggcagcgtttcctttgtttatactactttccaccgtatttcatatcaactcccaacattcataataacaatcacAATACCGCttgcaacaatcgtcattcatttacattattcgcattctACAACTTCATTCCAATTCTTTATAAACATGACCAAGGTCCATTATCgcattttttttgacatataatactcattccgtgttctaaatatcatttataacgtgtttataatctcaacatatccattttcatgattcatttcaactactactcaacattgaCACTATTACTTCcctttatgacccattttctatactctccctacaatccatgtgtttcaacttactaatacttcaaataacatagaaaggtcatgaaactcacctttgatgatggAGGGATagaccttgaatgataatacacctttttcaccaaaaccctatttcactctttcttagaatttcttggtttggatgactttaatgaggtttcataagcttgattcacttcaaatcttgttattgatctttgattctcttggttttcttgtggatgaaaaatatggaaggttctagaggtcttgagaggttgaagacgtgtatggaaatgaaataaatgaagtgggcatcacatataaagacttagaacatttcagtcgtcgggagttccacggcatgttccacggtccgtggaaccaagtctTTGGCCGTGGagcggtcgtggttcacgaccagccagccatcttctctcTGGCGGttcacggacccatccacggtccgtggatcatgatcttgtccgtggaacatggtcgtggaactcgcGATTTCACCGAATggttccgtcgtttcgtttgatctcccaatccttatggaaccttcttagcacttgtttatcacttcattattaatctaggggacgttataactcttctccaaaacatccttaaggcatcattaactcaccACTCATAatttttgcccgacacactaacttataactcgctttccttaacaactttctttcttcaattcgaatgtctttggaaatcttaattaaggCTATCAATTACTATCTCTTGCTTATCCAAGcctcgtattcatcatgcccttcgttagtccattcactgtgcgttaaggggaaatttcccaAGTGTAACAcctacgttggcatacgtagtttcaggtgtTTAAACCTTCTCGGTAAATCTATTCTACTCCCATAAATAATGAACATGTACGTGATTGGCTGAAAAGCCCATGAATTTCATAAACATGATTTGTTAATAgttttacatttatatatatatatatatatatatatatatatatatatatatatatatatttgcacgAAACATGGAAACATGTAAAAATCTTAAGAGTGGAACAATCTGGGTTCATAACTTGTATCTGAGAACTCATGGAAATGATAACAAGAGCATACGTGGATTACGGACAGAGTCATGACAACCATAATGATATGCCTGAATACAATTATCTGAAACATGATTGAGcatgacaatatatatatatatatatatgtatgacttGTATCTGAGGTTTATCATAAACTGAGACGTAATTCTCTAACTCTGAGGAGAAATAGTGTTTTCGTGAATTAAGCGTGGTGTGGGGAAGACCAacgatgttcccacacgtagatagaagccttacatacctgtaaACGCTCCAATTCAACAAACTAGTTTGCTTCCCTGACGAagaacaccaaaaccctagctttgaaTCACTTGAGAAGGATTAGCTTGGATATCTTATGTTTTCATTTAAGAATAAAGGATTACCTTGGATATCCTATGTTTTCATTTAAGAATCATGTTAGGAATAATTTATTTAGTGCTAGAATTGATTAAGAATCATAGGAATGGACTTACCTTGATATGGGAGGTTGAGAGGAGAGGAAAACGTCTTTCAGgtgtttttctataaagttAGAATGAcagaaaaatgaatttttaaattaattgttgaatttataggactGGGTTCGGGATGGGTTAGCTTGCTGGGCGAGCTCCAAAGTGAGCGGCAGCCTCGCCATGGGGTTCGCTCAACGAGATACTGCCTCGCTCAGCGAGCCGCCCTATTTTCTCGATACTTAGTCAATTTTCTGATTTCGCAGTTTTGGTACCATATGCCTCGCTGAGCGAGGCTATAGTGAGACCCTCTCTCGCTCTGGAGCTCCCTCTGCTTCGCAACACTTAGTTATAATTCGCTAATTTTTTAATACTAAGATCAATTAGGGTTCTTAgcacttattttgaaatttggggattttatctTTCGAATTTGGCATATCTTTACATTCATGTCTTTAATCTTCGTATTTTctcttccgcattattttcttgtttttattcaAGTAACCTGATTCTTATCAGAAGATCTTGGGATCTTCTGTAACGTCTGAACTCGAAGCTTTGCCTCATCCGGTCGATATCCTGTGCTTGGTCCCACTCCTCCAGAACGGCTACCCGATGATTGCATGCTTGATGTGACTGTCGGCTGGGCACACGAACTGAGCCGAGGACATTATATGGTGACTCATATCTGACCCGTCTCCATCGCCATGTGCCCGCACTTGACTCGACCACATGGCGACTCCGgatttggcccttttttttgTAGAAATATTTAGCTTTCATAAAGGGCATAAAAGTCTATCAACATTTCGAATATTTTTCATCGTTCAGCAATTAGTATTTTAACGTTTGCGATATAGAATATAGTTGTTATAGATATAGATAGTTATAGGAGTAAAGAATAACCATTTTTGataggccaaagtcatagatggacccctgaacttgtcctgatTTTTCATCTAGACCCCCCAACTGAAACGTTGACCATCTGAACccccgaacataagataaattGTGCCATTTGAACCCTGTGCCTTGGTGGCACACGCGTGAACTCACGCTTTAAACGAGAGCGTGagagaccaattttttttttcttttttgaatttttaatcattaaaaattaattttaacaaaaactctacattttaaaatctatttaaataatttaaaaaattgaaaaaccaacccatcctctccgatagcccacttcaccGCCGCATTTGCCTCCTCCGCACGTGCGCTTCTCCTCCGCCGCCTTCTCCGCCGCCGTCGcgctttcttttttaaatttttaatcattaaaaattaattttaaaaaacgctatttaaatagattttgaagagACGGCGGCGGGGGCAATGGCGGCggtgaagtgggctatcggagaggatggactgggtttttcaattttttttttaaattatttaaatagattttaaaatatattttttcttaaattaatttttaatgattaaaaattttaaaaaaaagcgaCGGAGGAGAGCGATGGCGGCGGCGAGGTGGGCTATCACGAGATGATGGGTtgggttttcaatttttttaattatttaaacgattttaaaatagagtttttgttaaaattaatttttaatgattaaaaattacaaaaaaagaaagcggCGGCGGGGAGCGATGGCGTGGCGGTGGCGGCGGCGaggtgggctatcggagaggatgggttgggtttttcaatttttttaaattatttaaatagattttaaaatagagtttttgttaaaattaattgtttttgttgacatggcttattttttttttaaaaaaaaacaggtAACATGACATGGCTCCATGTCATTggtctattttaaaaaaaaaacaggtaaCATGACATGGCTCCATGTCATTGgtctatttttccatgtcaCAGCAAGCGAAACTGGCGTGTTGTGCGAGGGGGTTGAATGACACATTTTATCTTATATTCGGGGGGTTCGGATAGCATTTCGTTTGGTCTAGATGAAAAATCAGGATAAGTTCAgggtccatctatgactttggcctttttgataaaaacaaagaaatttAGCAATAAAGATCACGGTTAAAAGCCTGGTTGgatttttaattaagaaatcCCCTTCCtgcttcatcaaaaaaaaaaattaagaaatccCCTTCCCGCCATGGAGAAGGAGTCCCTCTGCCCCCAAAAACTGGAGTGAGTAGAGTAGAAAGAAATGGAGTTGAGAGTGAGTGGAAATGCACTGAAGACATTCGCCCGATCCATCACGTGCCTTGCACGCATTGGCAATGAGCTCGCCATTCAAGCCTCTTCTACCCAGGTTTGGTTCGGTTCTATTTCGCCTTAAGATCAAATATTAAAGTTCCTTAGTCTTATACGTAGTAATTAGGGTTTTGTCTGTTGTATAATTCTCTCTACACTAGACTAGACTAGACTAGAAGCTTCAGATTTTGTTGTGAACCGTATACCTGAGCACTGCTATCCCCATTCCTATCCGCACATGAATGTAACATCTTGTCTATAAACTCATATCGATCACTTAACTCATGTGTATTTCTCACTTTTTGATTTAAATTCCAAGGTTTGACATAAATATCAGGTGCGGATAAGTATTTTCCTACCTTCAAGCCAATTATTAATTTCCTATAGTATGAGGGTTGCAAACTCCACCCTATAAGGGAGCAAAATTCTCCCCCTTTTTACCTAGAATATATAGGGCTGGGTTCTATATTTTGGATCAGACTCttgataatttgagataacACATCGGAACTTAAGATATTTGTTAGTTTACAGTAAATTGCATCATTATCTGACAAAACAAGGTCCCTTAACCTTGGGAAATCTTATTAAGAGGaaacaattcaacaacatttgaCAACACCCAAGTTTGTCCCATCTTGTTAAACTGGACGCCATCAGCATTCGTGTGAAATTATAGTTTCAGTTCATTtgtttccttcttcatttttttttttttttttttttttttgcagctCACATTTCACACTCTCAACTCGTCAAGGTCGGCGTATCAGTCAATTACAATTAAACCtgatttttttgatttcttCACTGTTTCTGGCCCACAGGTGCAATGTAGTGTGCTCTTGAAGGTATATGCTTTTAGACAATGCTGTGTAGTCTAAACTGTTTTGGTTTTCCAGCTACCTAATTTTAACTTACCTTGATTTTATAGGCCATTTGTTCTGTACTAAGAACACCAATTGCCACTATAGATCATTTGTGTGTGTCATTGCCTAATCCTGATGCATCAAAGATGCAGTGGACATTGAACTGCCATAATGGTAAGACTTTTTCTACTGTATTTGTCTTTACTTTCTTCAggatttccaaaaattgaaggaaaatagATTCTTTGGTTAGGAGCTATAAATTAGGGCAGAGTGTCTTTAGCTTGATGGATGCACCATGTAGAGACTCACACAGCTATAGTGTCAAAGGTCTGTTGAGTTTTGATATGATTCTCATGAATAAATTGTCACATTGTGTCTTCCCACGCATTTACCTTCACATTTGGTCACAGGGTGATGTAGTACCAAAAAGGAGTAAGAAGAAAGATACTGGAGTCAATGTTAGAATGGGGAGAAACcgaaaaagaaagttaaaaggGAGAGGGTAGAGATTACGGCAACAACCTTCGAAGCCTCACAATTTTGTCCCTTTGGGCTTTAATCCAAAAGGCCCTTCAACAGTTGAAATCACTAGCTCGCCTTTTACAGACATTAACTTTCCCCTCCCATTCTGATGGGGATTTGCCTAAGGCAAGTTTTACATTGAACCAGCGTCCAAGTTCAACCACCAGTTCTCCTTGGCTTTTGAACTAAATGGCTCAAGCCCAATTGCCAAGGTGTTGTCCACTCTATCCAAACCTTTGGGGCCTTATGGTTTTTCTCCCGTAGGCTTTAACCCAAAAGGTGCCTCAATAATTAAAGTCGTGAGCTCACCTCTTTAGGGCCCCTAACTTCCCTCTCCTATCCTGATGTGTTATTAGCCTAATGCAAGTTTCACAGCGAACCTCCTTTCAAATTCAGCCACCTATGGTTAGGAGGTTGTTGTAAGGTACCGTCTCTTATACCACTTGTAATGGCCCAGGTCAAACTGTTAAGGTATTGTCCGCTCTGGCCTAACCTCTGGGGCTCACAGTTTTATCCCCTTTGTTTTTAACCCAAAAGTGCCGCAACAATTAATCTTTTGAATTTGCCTTTTATGGTCCTTAACGTTTTCCTACCATTCCAATGTAGGATTTGTCTAAGGCAAGTTTCACAACGAACTTCCTTTCGAGTTCAATTGCCGGGCATTCATAAGCTATTACATTCATTAACAAAATGTACACGATGGTCCTATTAATAAATTAGGGAACTTCAATATCTAATGTAAAGACAATGGTAAAATCAAACTAAAATTCTTAATACTAGTAAGGGACAAATCTATTTATCTAATCATAATCCGGATAAAACATAAAATGAAATTAATGTaaaataatctgaaaaatcTAGAGTTTGGTATAAAGTATCTCATCTTTTAGAACCTGCTTCATGCTCTTTTGGTGGGAAAAAATCGACTCACTGTAAGATAAAAGATTAGGATAATTCGAACagaattcattttcataaatttatgTAGCATCACGTGACTACAGTAAAGTTGTCTCCGTGAGACCTATAGGTCACAGGTTCGAGCGTGGAAACAGCCAttaatgcttgcattagggtaGATTATTTACATCACACCCCTTGGGGTGCGAcccttccccggaccctgcTAGCACGGGCTGCCATGTGCACTGGGCTGCTCTTTTTTTATGTAGCATCATGTGACTGTTGATCCTTTCACTGAATGATTAGTTTTTCGTGGGTTGTTTCCGAGAAGGGTTTCTGTTttgaaggttgtgtgtgtatgGAAAAAGAATTATTGGATCACCTTACATTAACTAAGCATTAAGCAGAAAGATAAGTGCCTCAAGGCTGTCAAATCCTTTGCTTTTTATACTGTTTTGCAGAACCTTAACATTGTCTTCaactttcaaaagctcaaaataGCTAAGTTATTGTTGAGATCACCTCCTTGCAATAGTCGCATGAATGTTGTGAAACAAGTGTCTGTTGAACACTATAGATAGGGTTATTTGTTAGAGGAGAGCGTGACGATTATTTTTGCAAGTACAGTTATTGAGAGTGCTATGTAATGAATTAGAATTATGCTCTTACACTAAGATTGATGTAGTACCAAAAAGAGAGATTTGAAAGATAAGGAGAAGAAATGAGGAAGGGAAATTTTATAGGAGAGGTGAGGGAGAGAGATGTAGTGGGAAGATCAATTCGTTTCTGGTCCTGCTATAGAGTAGGGAACTTTGAACAAGGTAAAACTCACAAAGATAATTAAGACTATCTCTAATTAAATGATAAAGATAATTTCAAACTCAAGCAAGTGATAATAACAATGAATTAGATATGATAAAGAAAAAGTCAAAGTATAATATATTAGATAAATATGACTTAATTGAAGAATCTACTGCTTTGATTTGCTTTTCTTTGAGCTGAGGATCTactggaaacaacctctctacgtCCCatggtgggggtaaggtctgagTAAaatctaccctccccagaccccacttgtgggattacactgggtatgttgtcgTTCTTGATGACTTAATTGAagaatctaaaaaagaatacaaTTAAGTATTGAAAATTAGCTGAAAATCTCAAAGGTATACGGTAGATTAGCTATTTCTACAATAAAATCTCCTATATCTTAACCTTTGTTTCCAAGTATTAAGTTAACCTTGGTTTCCAAGTATGAAAAtcaaaacaacttaaaaataatatatgcTCCATATTATTTTTTGCTCTAATCGTTGAGTATTATTGAAATAGCGTAACTATGTAGTTTGTCATATTTTGATCTCCTGTAAGTGTTATGCTTACATTTATCATATTTTAATTTCCTGGTAGTGTCATGCTTACGTCAGTCTTATTTTAATCCTGGAAGTGTTATGCTTAACATTCTTATTTGGGTCAGTTTCCGACATTTTCTGTTTTGGACTTTTCTCAGCATATATTAGCAGTCTTTGGGTTGAGCTTTTACAATTTTGTATCATGAAGGAATCATTTGCACCATTGAGTACATCACGAGAAGTTAGAGAGATGTCCCATGTATCTCTTAACACTGCAAGAGCCGGTTAATCTCTCAGATTACATGAAATTATAATACTGTTAGCAGCATCGCCTTACCATGCCACTTTGACAGGTATGAGGAAAGCTTATTGGATAACGTGCAACGTTGAACCTGACATACAACACCTATCCCTTGATAGGAGAAAGCTTCCAAGCAACTTTGTGGCGAGGCCTCGTGATCTGAATAGGTTATTGTCCAATTTCCAAACAACTCTTCAGGAGATCACAATCATTGCTACCAATCCAACTTCCTTGCCTCCTGATGCTGCAACtgaatttggagggaaagcTGTCGAGCTCAGAAGTTATATAGACCCAACAAAAGGTATAGTGGGTCAgccactttttcttttcttttttctcttgccTGTTTGCATAAGCTGTAAATCTTTTTTTATAGAAAATGATTCATCACTACACACTCAGTTGTGGATAGATCCTACTGAAGAGTTTTTGCAGTACAATCATATTGGAAACCCTGTGGATGTGACGTTTGGAGTGAAGGAATCGAAGGTATCTTCATTTGTCATGTCTTCTGACAGGAACTTTTCTAATCCAATTAAAGCTTTTCCAGTTCTGAGACCTTTTTCTCTATTTATTTCATGTAATCACAACTTTGATGCTGTAAAATAGTGTTTGTGTTTCCTGGAGGTCTTTGCGTGTTTGCTGAAccttttttttgcaaattttctatTCAggctttcctttctttctgtGAAGGATGTGAAGTTGACATACAGTTCTATTTTGATAAAGCTGGCGAGTAAGATAATCTTACACTCTCTGCTTCTGCATTTGACATCAGTCCCTTGCTGTTTTCTTTAACCTATCCTTGTCTTCAGTAAGAGGAATCCTATGCATTTAGGATATGCGCACAGAAAGCTATTTTGAAGTCCTGACATATTACATACTTTTGCCTCCCTATCAGCACTTGTTGGCTTGGATGGTTGATCACTACTTCTGAATGAACTTAAAACTAATTTTCTTTCATCACAGCTTTATTCGCTGTTGTTATCgttctctttttttgttctgAATGCTATGTACTACCTTCCTATTAGTTGCCATGTCTTCTTCACTgccatatttcctttttcataattgctttgaaATGCTTTACTTGCTCCGGGGTCTATCGGAAGCAGCCTCTCtccacaaggtaggggtaaggtctgtgtacagtctaccctccccagactccacctgtgggattacactgggtatgttgttgttatatagcttgatgattttttttttttttttgagaaggtaacatattgtatatatttatataaacagCAGCTGAGGTTGTgctgaaaccatatttacaagtgAGAGAAGAAAAACTGCTTCAGAAACCTAACAAAAAACAAGAGTGTCTATCATTGAAGCAATATCTTCTATATATCTCTGATTGGACCAAAAGCAAAAGAGTTTAAAGCAATTCAACTTAATCTTCTGAATTGAATTGCTAATATCATCAAAACATCTGAAATTCCTCTCTTTCCAGCCTGTCCACCAAATACAAGCTGGGACAATCCTCCATCTATCTCAGGATATCAATCCTGCTCCTGCTTCTTCCCAACTAAACAAGACTTCAATAATCTTCTTCGGCATTGTCCAAACAATGCCTCTAAGGCTAATGAAGATCTTCCATAACATGTTTGTGACCCTGCAGTTTAGGAATAGATGGCTAACTGTCTCGGATTCTTCACCACACAAGTAGCACTTTGAACAAAGATTGATTTTCCTCTCACTAAGGTTGTCATGTGTCAGCACCACTTCCCAAGCTATCAACCAGGAGAAGCAAGATACTTAGTATGGTATTTTAACTTTCCAGATGTTCTTCCATGGCCAGTTGGCCATCTGTTGGTTATCTTTGTTGAGTAGCTTATATGCTGAACTGACTCTAAAGAGTCCTTTGCTGTCTATTTGCCACCATAATCTATCAGGTCCCCCTTCTGTACCTTTGAATTCTTCCAATCTAGTGAACAGTTCTGCTAGTCTATCCACTTCCCAATCATTTAGGTTTCTTCTGAACTGAAAGTTCCATCCCTGCTAGTTATCTCTTTCTGTAGGTCCAAGGCATAAATGCTTGGAAAAAGATCTTTTAGACATGAATTTGCTATCCATTTGTCCCCCCATAAAGATGTTTTACAACCATTGAATACCCTGATAGTAGTGTTAGCCTTCATTAAAGGCCAAAGTGCTCTAATAGATCTCCATAAACTCACTCCATAAGGGGAATTTACTTCCTTTGTTATCCAGTTGTTATCTTCACCATATTTTGCTCTGATTATGTCTACCCAGTAAACTTGAGGATCCTGAGAGTATCTCCACAACCATTTCAATTTGAGTGCATTGCTCTGCCATTTCAAATTTCTGATTCCTAATCCACCTTGTTTCTTCCCGTGTATCACCTTGCACCATTCAAGTAGATGGTATCCCTTTTTCTCCTTGTTGCCATTCCATAGGAAATCCCTTCTAATCTTGTCAATCCTCTATATAACCCCAACTGGGATTGGAAATAGAGACATCATATAAACTGGCATGGCATCCAATACTGAGTTTATGAGAGTGACCCTGCCCCCCAAGGATAAATATTGAGCCTTCCACCCTGTCAACTTCTTCTCACGTTTCTCAATTACTGAATCCCAAATTTCTTTGAACTTTGATTTGGCTCCCAAGGGCATTCCTAAGTATGTAGTAGGCAGTGTATCTACTTCTCTTCCCAAAACCTGAATCAAAAGTTCCATATTAGGCACCGAGTTAATAGGGTACAAAAAACTCTTCCTCCAATTAATGTGCAACCCTGAGATGCCCTCAAACAAAACCAGAATTGCCCTGAGTACTCTGAGTTGGTCCTCTTCACATCACAGAAAATTAATGTGTCATCAGCATATTGAAGGTGTGTGACTTCCTTGCTAAACTCCAAATTGCTGGCCATTTCAAATC encodes:
- the LOC132045767 gene encoding uncharacterized protein LOC132045767 isoform X1, with translation MELRVSGNALKTFARSITCLARIGNELAIQASSTQLTFHTLNSSRSAYQSITIKPDFFDFFTVSGPQVQCSVLLKAICSVLRTPIATIDHLCVSLPNPDASKMQWTLNCHNGMRKAYWITCNVEPDIQHLSLDRRKLPSNFVARPRDLNRLLSNFQTTLQEITIIATNPTSLPPDAATEFGGKAVELRSYIDPTKENDSSLHTQLWIDPTEEFLQYNHIGNPVDVTFGVKESKAFLSFCEGCEVDIQFYFDKAGEPILMAPIGLDDGSNSTFDATLVLATMLMSQLSTASSSENPQVAGTSRGQANDGRQAPVQERSKGNSGQSDQTRIWSDLSGSRTKGGNGTDRGGERNDNDNEQREIQRIGAIHISEAGAAGRNMFDIHNDFGSVDGNPLEEPQDLKAHASQHHPSNWVDADDDDDEGDESELCVQSTPPYH
- the LOC132045767 gene encoding uncharacterized protein LOC132045767 isoform X2, coding for MELRVSGNALKTFARSITCLARIGNELAIQASSTQLTFHTLNSSRSAYQSITIKPDFFDFFTVSGPQVQCSVLLKAICSVLRTPIATIDHLCVSLPNPDASKMQWTLNCHNGMRKAYWITCNVEPDIQHLSLDRRKLPSNFVARPRDLNRLLSNFQTTLQEITIIATNPTSLPPDAATEFGGKAVELRSYIDPTKDPTEEFLQYNHIGNPVDVTFGVKESKAFLSFCEGCEVDIQFYFDKAGEPILMAPIGLDDGSNSTFDATLVLATMLMSQLSTASSSENPQVAGTSRGQANDGRQAPVQERSKGNSGQSDQTRIWSDLSGSRTKGGNGTDRGGERNDNDNEQREIQRIGAIHISEAGAAGRNMFDIHNDFGSVDGNPLEEPQDLKAHASQHHPSNWVDADDDDDEGDESELCVQSTPPYH
- the LOC132045767 gene encoding uncharacterized protein LOC132045767 isoform X3; its protein translation is MSSPFKPLLPRSAYQSITIKPDFFDFFTVSGPQVQCSVLLKAICSVLRTPIATIDHLCVSLPNPDASKMQWTLNCHNGMRKAYWITCNVEPDIQHLSLDRRKLPSNFVARPRDLNRLLSNFQTTLQEITIIATNPTSLPPDAATEFGGKAVELRSYIDPTKENDSSLHTQLWIDPTEEFLQYNHIGNPVDVTFGVKESKAFLSFCEGCEVDIQFYFDKAGEPILMAPIGLDDGSNSTFDATLVLATMLMSQLSTASSSENPQVAGTSRGQANDGRQAPVQERSKGNSGQSDQTRIWSDLSGSRTKGGNGTDRGGERNDNDNEQREIQRIGAIHISEAGAAGRNMFDIHNDFGSVDGNPLEEPQDLKAHASQHHPSNWVDADDDDDEGDESELCVQSTPPYH